One window from the genome of Pedobacter schmidteae encodes:
- a CDS encoding VOC family protein translates to MAKNKLIRMDNVSIVVESLDNVIPFFTEIGLKLEGRATIEGEWAGSVTGLGDQCVEIAMMVTPDGHSRLELSQFIRPAVVSDHRTAPVNALGYLRMMFTVEDIDEMVSRLSKHGAQLVGKVVQFQDSYRLCYIRGAEGILIGLAQQLI, encoded by the coding sequence ATGGCAAAAAACAAACTAATAAGAATGGACAATGTCAGTATAGTGGTAGAATCACTAGACAATGTCATTCCTTTTTTTACGGAGATAGGCCTTAAGCTTGAAGGACGGGCCACCATTGAGGGCGAATGGGCCGGCAGTGTTACAGGACTAGGCGATCAGTGTGTAGAAATTGCCATGATGGTTACCCCTGATGGTCACAGTCGTTTGGAGCTTTCACAATTTATCAGGCCAGCTGTAGTTTCAGACCACCGTACTGCCCCCGTAAATGCACTCGGTTATTTACGTATGATGTTTACCGTTGAAGACATTGACGAGATGGTATCCAGGCTAAGCAAACATGGGGCCCAACTGGTTGGCAAAGTGGTTCAGTTTCAAGACTCCTATAGACTGTGCTACATTCGTGGGGCAGAAGGAATTCTGATAGGTCTGGCCCAACAACTTATATAA
- a CDS encoding GlxA family transcriptional regulator, which yields MRISVFVPEYGVIEAITPPFRSFHTANEFLTTFGKKPAFEVEYVGLNTYVPANNGEYTVKTNRLLKDVTATDLLIIPPTFGDTTKGIQANAEAIPYFTKLYKNGASLASLCIGAFLLAETGLLNGKKCSTHWAHISDFKERYPEVEVEDGAIITEHDNIYSSGGASSLWNLILYLIEKYADRETAVMISKYFALDIGRDSQSQFAIFKGQRSHGDADIQKVQDHIEKHYEDKITIETLAGLINTGRRTFERRFKEATNNTSIEYIQRVRIEAAKKFFEASRKNISEIMFDVGYTDTKAFRDIFKKITGLTPIEYRNKFARVAYEV from the coding sequence ATGCGAATTTCCGTTTTTGTACCTGAGTACGGGGTGATTGAAGCAATTACTCCACCTTTTAGAAGCTTTCATACAGCCAATGAGTTTTTGACCACATTTGGCAAAAAACCAGCTTTTGAGGTAGAATATGTGGGTTTGAACACTTATGTACCCGCCAACAATGGCGAGTATACAGTAAAAACCAACAGATTACTGAAAGATGTTACGGCAACTGATTTACTGATTATACCGCCCACATTTGGCGATACAACCAAAGGAATACAGGCCAATGCAGAAGCCATACCTTATTTTACAAAGCTCTACAAAAATGGCGCAAGTCTGGCCAGTTTGTGCATTGGCGCTTTTCTTTTGGCCGAAACCGGCTTACTGAATGGCAAAAAATGCTCTACACATTGGGCGCACATTAGCGATTTTAAAGAAAGGTACCCGGAGGTAGAAGTAGAAGACGGTGCTATCATAACAGAACACGATAACATTTACAGCAGCGGTGGGGCAAGTAGTTTATGGAATTTAATATTATACCTGATTGAAAAGTATGCCGACCGGGAAACCGCGGTAATGATTTCAAAATATTTCGCTTTGGATATCGGGAGAGACAGCCAATCGCAATTCGCTATATTCAAAGGCCAAAGAAGCCATGGTGATGCGGATATTCAAAAGGTGCAAGATCATATTGAAAAACACTATGAAGACAAAATAACCATAGAAACTTTAGCCGGTTTAATCAATACAGGTCGTAGAACTTTTGAAAGAAGATTTAAAGAGGCTACCAACAATACTTCTATAGAATACATACAAAGAGTAAGAATAGAAGCTGCCAAAAAGTTTTTTGAAGCATCAAGAAAGAATATATCAGAAATTATGTTTGATGTAGGCTATACGGATACCAAAGCATTTAGAGATATCTTTAAAAAGATTACGGGGCTTACCCCAATTGAGTATAGAAATAAATTTGCAAGGGTGGCGTATGAAGTGTAA
- a CDS encoding SRPBCC family protein produces MTQVTKITVEATTDVPVAKVWKAWNTPSDIMQWNAADPSWHSPSSENDLTVGGKFKHRMEAKDGSFGFDFEGVYDTVELHKEITYTMGDGRQATTLFAEKNGKTTIATTFDAETENDPEFQKQGWQAILNNFVKYVESTN; encoded by the coding sequence ATGACACAAGTAACAAAAATCACGGTAGAAGCAACAACAGATGTTCCCGTAGCAAAAGTTTGGAAAGCCTGGAATACACCAAGCGACATTATGCAATGGAATGCTGCCGATCCAAGCTGGCATAGTCCAAGTAGTGAAAACGACCTGACAGTAGGAGGGAAGTTTAAGCACAGAATGGAAGCTAAAGACGGTAGCTTTGGTTTTGACTTTGAAGGCGTATATGACACTGTAGAACTACATAAGGAAATCACTTACACCATGGGTGATGGAAGACAGGCCACCACTTTATTTGCCGAAAAAAATGGCAAAACTACTATTGCCACAACCTTTGATGCCGAAACCGAGAATGATCCTGAATTTCAGAAACAAGGATGGCAAGCCATTTTGAACAATTTTGTGAAATATGTTGAATCAACAAATTAA
- a CDS encoding DoxX family protein, with protein MKKNKIIFWLATGFIVLWEGVMPLGTMLFAPEYVNAGTKPLGYPDYFAYSLVICKVLGALAISFPKTPAKLKEWAYAGLTFNLIFAFISHACVDKNIGFMLLPLVVLAILAVSYRYNHKIQPNG; from the coding sequence ATGAAGAAGAATAAAATAATTTTTTGGCTGGCAACAGGTTTCATCGTACTGTGGGAGGGTGTAATGCCACTTGGCACCATGTTATTTGCGCCTGAATATGTGAATGCAGGTACTAAACCTTTGGGCTATCCCGATTATTTTGCTTATTCGCTTGTCATCTGTAAAGTACTTGGTGCTTTGGCCATTTCCTTTCCAAAAACACCAGCTAAGTTAAAGGAATGGGCCTATGCAGGACTCACATTTAATTTAATTTTTGCTTTCATCAGCCATGCCTGCGTAGACAAAAATATTGGATTTATGCTACTGCCATTGGTGGTATTGGCTATCCTTGCCGTTTCTTATCGGTATAACCATAAAATCCAGCCTAATGGCTAA
- a CDS encoding glyoxalase/bleomycin resistance/extradiol dioxygenase family protein yields the protein MHDNLISAIFITFSGNCKKALAFYQTCFGGLLQFETFEKEIEGYPEIPVVSGSLVSDRIIIYGSDLVHNEGRKLGNYMSIFLHCKNTIERKELVKKLEPGKKFFFVNNDDDQKLFEVIDVYGVRWVLGI from the coding sequence ATGCATGACAATTTAATCAGCGCGATTTTCATCACATTTTCGGGAAATTGCAAAAAAGCATTAGCCTTTTACCAAACTTGTTTTGGGGGGCTTTTGCAATTTGAAACTTTTGAAAAAGAAATAGAAGGCTACCCGGAAATACCCGTTGTGAGTGGGTCACTGGTTTCCGACCGGATAATTATTTACGGTTCAGACCTGGTACATAACGAGGGAAGAAAGCTTGGAAACTATATGTCCATTTTTTTGCATTGTAAAAATACCATCGAAAGAAAAGAGCTTGTCAAAAAGCTGGAGCCGGGGAAAAAGTTTTTTTTTGTCAATAATGATGACGACCAAAAACTATTTGAAGTAATTGATGTTTATGGCGTGAGATGGGTTCTGGGTATTTAG
- a CDS encoding DUF4822 domain-containing protein, with translation MKHLQKLAFALLFTLAGTLIFSCSKDKKDMEPVLTPSETLASTPWETTNAKDNAGKDVALSNANVSNFVGFAYFKSDGTFTMYNLDNSPKMQGDWSVTENGKTRTIVAKNPTTGATLFTRVVDITVLTKKEFTYRIYPNNDDKTIYFDIIHTPTTHVEPKK, from the coding sequence ATGAAACACTTACAAAAACTCGCGTTCGCGCTATTATTTACACTTGCCGGCACTTTAATTTTTAGCTGTAGCAAAGACAAAAAAGATATGGAACCGGTACTTACCCCAAGCGAAACCCTGGCCAGTACACCATGGGAAACCACTAACGCAAAAGATAATGCAGGAAAAGATGTTGCACTAAGCAACGCAAATGTTTCCAATTTTGTAGGTTTTGCTTATTTTAAATCCGACGGTACTTTTACGATGTACAATCTGGACAACAGCCCAAAAATGCAAGGCGACTGGTCGGTTACGGAAAATGGAAAAACCCGCACAATTGTAGCGAAAAATCCAACAACAGGGGCAACACTATTCACCAGGGTTGTGGACATCACTGTGTTAACCAAAAAAGAATTTACTTACAGGATATACCCAAATAATGACGACAAAACCATTTATTTTGACATCATCCATACCCCTACTACACATGTAGAACCTAAGAAATAA
- a CDS encoding class I SAM-dependent methyltransferase — MGSKTIQGELWGMQAKDWAQIQEKTVEQGYQYALDFLHLRSSDKLLDIGCGSGYFSHLAHLTGAEVTGLDASDALLAQASIRDNSINFLSGEMEELPFEDESFHVVCGFNSFQFAANVRNALTEAKRVLKSKGRLVVMIWGNQEDCEAAGCLKAIASLLPPTPPGAKGPFALSENNLLQTLLNELDLRIINNADVNSVWHYENLDTALKGLMSSGAVARVIQQVGFDQTLATATRAMQPFVKGNGHVVFHNKFRVIISEKS; from the coding sequence ATGGGCTCGAAAACTATACAGGGAGAACTTTGGGGCATGCAGGCAAAAGACTGGGCCCAAATCCAGGAAAAGACCGTGGAACAAGGATATCAATATGCTTTAGATTTTCTACATCTGAGATCAAGCGACAAACTACTGGATATTGGCTGTGGTTCAGGTTATTTTAGTCACCTTGCTCACTTAACAGGTGCCGAGGTAACCGGACTTGATGCCAGCGATGCTTTGCTGGCGCAGGCCAGTATCCGCGACAACTCCATTAACTTTTTAAGTGGCGAAATGGAAGAGCTGCCTTTCGAGGATGAAAGTTTTCATGTCGTTTGCGGATTCAACTCTTTTCAGTTTGCTGCCAATGTAAGAAATGCCTTGACAGAGGCCAAACGGGTATTAAAAAGTAAAGGTAGGCTTGTGGTGATGATTTGGGGAAATCAGGAAGATTGCGAAGCTGCCGGCTGTTTAAAGGCAATAGCATCATTGCTTCCTCCAACACCGCCCGGGGCGAAAGGCCCCTTTGCACTTTCAGAAAACAATTTGCTGCAAACTTTATTGAATGAGCTAGATCTTAGAATTATAAACAATGCAGATGTCAATTCGGTATGGCATTACGAAAACCTGGATACCGCATTAAAGGGTTTAATGTCATCTGGCGCCGTTGCCCGGGTAATTCAACAGGTTGGATTTGACCAAACACTTGCCACTGCTACAAGAGCCATGCAACCCTTTGTAAAAGGGAATGGCCATGTTGTTTTTCATAATAAATTTCGGGTCATCATTTCCGAAAAATCTTAA
- a CDS encoding RNA polymerase sigma factor gives MKRIYSDFQDKELVALLAKGDKCAYSEVFFRYNKLLYSHAYNKLREREDAKDIVSEVFYALWAKRGQALPEHNLIGYLFVAVRYKIADFLSKKQVRHHYIQSLQNFIDEPQQVNADHLIREKQLKEIIEEEISALPPRMQEIFRMSRFEQMTHKEIAEKLSLSEQTVKDQVKKALRILRVKLGFFAFIAMFLKIF, from the coding sequence ATGAAGCGTATTTACAGTGATTTTCAGGATAAAGAGCTTGTAGCCTTATTAGCTAAAGGTGACAAGTGTGCTTATTCGGAAGTATTCTTCAGATACAATAAATTACTCTATAGTCATGCGTATAATAAACTTCGCGAGCGTGAAGATGCAAAAGATATTGTTTCCGAGGTTTTTTATGCATTGTGGGCAAAAAGAGGGCAAGCATTACCTGAACATAATCTCATTGGTTACCTTTTTGTAGCTGTTCGTTATAAGATTGCTGATTTTCTATCCAAAAAACAGGTGCGACACCACTACATTCAGTCATTGCAAAATTTTATTGATGAACCCCAACAAGTCAACGCTGACCATCTGATAAGAGAAAAACAGTTAAAAGAAATTATAGAAGAAGAAATATCCGCGTTGCCACCCCGCATGCAGGAAATCTTTAGAATGAGTCGGTTTGAGCAGATGACTCATAAGGAAATTGCTGAAAAATTATCACTTTCCGAGCAAACGGTTAAAGATCAGGTGAAAAAGGCTTTAAGAATACTAAGGGTTAAATTAGGCTTTTTTGCTTTTATCGCGATGTTCTTAAAAATATTTTAA